The Argiope bruennichi chromosome 9, qqArgBrue1.1, whole genome shotgun sequence genome contains a region encoding:
- the LOC129985260 gene encoding kanadaptin-like has product MAEEQMDIDSFKVPFSQIKNEASDEILDLKKREIADEKRSEEKVSEKTSTKGSKSLINVPLPYKEPEWSGPPPSGYFFEIIKNGTVVSTMNIKKSLFVFGRLDLCDVIFEHPSVSRYHAVIQYCRGDDSHPKGFYLYDLGSTHGTFLNKGKVSPNIYYKLKVGYILKFGGSSRMHIFQGPEEEEKEETKKAVEENKSEEEVCTWGMGEDADEEEDLAINPFAVSTQNEDLYLDDPKKTLRGWFEREGYEVEYNVEEKGFRTFSCTVQLPVDTPSGEFLTVEASVTGKKKEAVVACALEACRTLDRMGLLRQSHQESRQVKRKKKWEENDYYDSDEDTFYDRSGEIEKRREMRKRLASKKPEVENFQSLETKLKTVITEIEEINKKITAYTERNANSSIDASEDSLESYMSSLSKVTDMPADKFEKRKLKLRLIEAEKEKAHLEKLLDIARPAQLPPVVKHSKIIGKRLKSKLLFPVQKTKLEIKPLEKGEMVEEVESDSETESSEKPSDEQIQENLSKSSDSPAEPKKYGLLLNAQNETDRKTENVNVNEIDVPVGSKSDLLENSRTPNLINKSKEKEDEEMDCENIEMKGDKKFDFEKLSPSVKCVKKDNPKKSKKEIDVYATDNNDYCTWTPPANQTGDGMTHLNAKYGY; this is encoded by the coding sequence ATGGCCGAAGAGCAAATGGATATAGATAGTTTTAAAGTACCTTTCTCTCAGATAAAAAATGAGGCATCGGATGAAATTTTAGAtctaaaaaaaagggaaattgcAGATGAAAAAAGAAGTGAAGAGAAAGTATCTGAAAAGACTTCTACAAAAGGATCCAAATCCTTGATTAATGTTCCTTTGCCTTACAAGGAACCTGAATGGAGTGGTCCACCTCCTTCTGGTTATTTTTTTGAGATCATAAAAAATGGTACTGTTGTTTCaactatgaatataaaaaaatctctttttgtaTTTGGTCGATTAGACTTGTGTGATGTGATTTTTGAACATCCATCAGTGTCTAGATACCATGCTGTGATACAATATTGCAGAGGCGATGATTCTCACCCTAAGGGTTTTTATCTTTATGATCTTGGGAGTACTCATGGCACATTTCTCAATAAGGGGAAGGTTTCTCCAAATATTTACTATAAGCTCAAAGTaggatacattttgaaatttggagGAAGTTCCAGAATGCATATTTTTCAGGGGCCCGAAGAGGAAGAAAAGGAAGAAACCAAAAAAGCAgttgaagaaaataaatctgaGGAAGAAGTCTGTACTTGGGGAATGGGAGAAGACGCTGATGAAGAGGAAGATTTGGCCATAAATCCATTTGCTGTTTCCACACAAAATGAAGATCTTTATTTAGATGATCCCAAAAAAACATTGCGAGGATGGTTTGAAAGGGAAGGATATGAAGTTGAATATAATGTTGAGGAAAAAGGCTTCAGGACTTTTTCATGTACTGTACAATTACCTGTTGATACACCTTCTGGGGAATTTTTAACTGTTGAGGCTTCTGTGactggtaaaaaaaaagaagcagttGTAGCCTGTGCTCTTGAGGCTTGTCGTACTTTGGATCGAATGGGTTTGCTTCGACAGTCACATCAAGAAAGTCGCCAAgtaaagaggaagaaaaaatgGGAAGAGAATGATTATTATGATAGTGATGAGGATACATTTTATGACAGATCTGGAGAAATTGAGAAAAGGAGAGAGATGCGAAAGAGGTTGGCATCAAAGAAACCTGAAGTTGAGAACTTTCAATCTTTGGAGACAAAGCTCAAAACTGTTATTACAGAGATTGaggagataaataagaaaataactgcATATACAGAAAGGAATGCAAATTCTTCTATAGATGCAAGTGAAGACTCTCTTGAATCGTACATGTCTAGTTTATCGAAAGTAACAGATATGCCAgctgataaatttgaaaaaaggaaactGAAGTTGAGGTTGATTGAAGCTGAAAAAGAAAAGGctcatttggaaaaattattagatatagCGAGACCTGCTCAATTGCCACCTGTTGTGAAACATTCTAAAATCATTGGAAAGCGATTGAAATCCAAACTACTATTCCCAGTTCAAAAAACCAAACTAGAGATTAAGCCACTAGAAAAAGGAGAAATGGTTGAAGAAGTTGAAAGTGATTCAGAAACTGAATCATCTGAAAAACCATCAGATGAACAAATTCAAGAAAACCTTAGTAAAAGTTCAGATTCTCCAGCTGAACCTAAAAAATATGGTCTACTATTGAATGCTCAAAATGAAACTGACAGGAAAACAGAAAATGTAAATGTGAATGAAATTGATGTTCCAGTTGGTTCTAAAAGTGATTTACTTGAAAATTCTAGAACtcctaatttaataaacaaaagtaaAGAGAAAGAGGATGAAGAAATGgattgtgaaaatattgaaatgaaaggtgataaaaaatttgactttgaaaaattatctccatcTGTAAAATGTGTGAAAAAGGACAATCCtaagaaatctaaaaaagaaattgatgttTATGCTACAGATAATAATGATTATTGTACATGGACACCACCTGCTAATCAAACTGGTGATGGCATGACccatttaaatgctaaatatggCTATTAG